The following proteins are co-located in the Castor canadensis chromosome 5, mCasCan1.hap1v2, whole genome shotgun sequence genome:
- the LOC109675183 gene encoding olfactory receptor 5H17-like, whose translation MEKENSTWPADFVLTGLTRLPQWKAPLFLVFFLVYLTTVAGNLGLICLIWNDPHLHIPMYLCLGNLAFVDTWLSSTVTPKMLLNLLDQGNVISLSECMIQFFSFVVSVTTECFLLAVMAYDRYVAICKPLLYPMIMTNRLCVRLLVLSLVGGFLHAVIHESFLFRLTFCKSNIIDHFYCDVIPLLKISCTDPSINYLIIFVFSGSIQVFSILTILISYTFVLFTILTKKSEKGIRKAFSTCGAHLLSVSLYYGTLLFMYVHPASSEADDQDMIISLFYTVIIPVLNPIIYSLRNKQVLGSLKKMLKRNI comes from the coding sequence atggaaaaagaaaattcaacttGGCCGGCAGATTTTGTTCTCACGGGACTCACACGCCTACCACAGTGGAAAGCTCCCCTCTTCCTGGTATTCTTTTTGGTATATCTTACCACAGTTGCTGGGAACCTCGGTCTCATTTGTCTCATCTGGAATGACCCTCACCTACACATTCCCATGTATTTATGTCTTGGGAATTTAGCCTTTGTGGATACATGGTTATCATCTACAGTGACACCAAAGATGTTACTCAACTTATTAGACCAGGGAAATGTGATATCTCTCTCTGAATGTAtgattcagtttttttcctttgtagtcAGTGTAACTACGGAATGTTTTCTCTTGGCAGTAATGGCTTATGATCGCTATGTAGCCATATGCAAGCCTTTACTTTATCCCATGATTATGACCAATAGACTATGTGTCCGCCTATTAGTCTTATCATTAGTAGGAGGCTTTCTTCATGCTGTAATTCATGAAAGTTTTTTATTCAGATTAACCTTTTGTAAATCCAACATAATAGATCATTTTTACTGTGATGTTATACCATTGTTAAAGATCTCCTGTACTGATCCTTCTATTAATTACCTAATAATCTTTGTATTCTCTGGCTCAATTCAAGTTTTCTCCATCCTGACTATTCTCATCTCTTATACATTTGTTCTCTTTACAATTTTAACAAAGAAGTCTGAAAAAGGTATAAGAAAAGCTTTCTCTACATGTGGAGCCCATCTCTTATCTGTGTCTTTATACTATGGTACTCTTCTTTTCATGTATGTGCATCCTGCATCTTCAGAAGCAGATGATCAAGATATGATCATCTCTCTGTTTTATACTGTTATAATTCCTGTTTTAAATCCAATTATCTACAGCCTGAGAAACAAGCAGGTCTTAGGTTCTCTGAAAAAGATGTTGAAAAGAAACATTTAG